In Eleutherodactylus coqui strain aEleCoq1 chromosome 4, aEleCoq1.hap1, whole genome shotgun sequence, the following are encoded in one genomic region:
- the GPR61 gene encoding G-protein coupled receptor 61, translating into MDTSLPSLTWNFSFNASGSPITANPHYGALFIMLLMDLLAVAGNVAVMGVIMKTPSLRKFVLVFHLCVVDLLAALTLMPLAMLSGSGGTSLYEIQGLGQMACRAYLFLSVCLTSTGILSISAINIERYYYVVHPMRYQVKMTMGLVSWILAGVWIKALLTSLIPVLGWNPPVPGHCSLQGGGNSVFRAGFLLFYSSFYFLLPLTIIIVVYCSMFKVARVAALHQGPLPTWMDTSPQRRRSESLSSRSTMVTGSGATRGTPQQRVTGGGSGSGGKAAAVLAAVGGQFLLCWLPYFGFHLYAALRSPPPPPGSQVEWIVTWMGFLCFASNPIFYGCLNRQIREELGRWVGCFFKRGGAGEDELRLPSREGSIEENFLQFLQGTGCPPDTRAVVHITPKEHQPAVDFRIPGQIAEETSEFLEQPWDLTAVGKDYINTGPSPKT; encoded by the coding sequence ATGGATACCTCCCTTCCCTCTCTCACATGGAACTTTTCATTCAATGCTTCAGGGAGTCCTATTACAGCAAATCCCCATTATGGGGCCCTTTTTATTATGCTTCTCATGGACCTGTTGGCAGTAGCTGGGAATGTGGCTGTCATGGGGGTCATCATGAAGACTCCATCCCTCAGGAAGTTTGTTCTGGTCTTCCACTTGTGTGTGGTGGATCTCTTGGCCGCACTTACACTTATGCCCTTGGCTATGTTGTCTGGAAGTGGAGGCACTTCCCTGTATGAAATCCAGGGATTAGGTCAGATGGCTTGCCGTGCATACTTGTTCTTGAGTGTCTGTCTTACCAGCACTGGCATACTATCAATCTCTGCCATAAATATAGAGAGATACTACTATGTGGTGCATCCCATGAGGTACCAAGTCAAAATGACCATGGGACTAGTCAGTTGGATATTAGCTGGGGTCTGGATTAAAGCTCTACTCACATCCCTAATCCCTGTTTTAGGATGGAACCCTCCTGTCCCTGGACATTGCAGTTTGCAAGGGGGTGGTAACAGTGTCTTCCGAGCAGGATTTCTCCTCTTCTACTCTTCTTTTTATTTCTTATTGCCTCTCACCATCATCATTGTTGTCTACTGTAGCATGTTCAAGGTGGCACGTGTAGCTGCTCTCCATCAAGGGCCACTACCCACTTGGATGGACACTTCACCTCAGCGCAGGCGCTCAGAATCTCTCAGCAGCCGTtccaccatggtaacaggatcaGGAGCCACACGTGGAACTCCTCAGCAACGAGTAACAGGTGGTGGTTCTGGAAGCGGTGGGAAGGCAGCTGCTGTCTTAGCTGCAGTAGGGGGTCAGTTTCTATTATGTTGGCTACCATATTTTGGCTTCCACTTATATGCTGCACTGCGCTCTCCACCTCCACCCCCTGGATCACAAGTGGAATGGATTGTCACATGGATGGGATTTCTTTGCTTTGCCTCCAACCCAATATTTTATGGTTGCCTAAATCGTCAAATTCGTGAAGAATTGGGAAGGTGGGTTGGATGTTTCTTTAAACGGGGAGGTGCTGGGGAGGATGAGCTTCGATTGCCAAGCCGAGAAGGCTCTATTGAAGAAAATTTCCTGCAATTTCTGCAGGGTACTGGATGCCCGCCAGACACTAGGGCAGTTGTCCATATCACCCCTAAAGAACATCAACCAGCTGTGGACTTTCGAATTCCAGGCCAGATTGCGGAGGAAACATCAGAGTTCTTAGAACAACCATGGGATTTGACAGCTGTGGGCAAAGACTATATCAACACTGGTCCATCTCCAAAAACATGA